The Idiomarina loihiensis L2TR genomic sequence TCAAGGTGATGATCTGGAAATTGGTTTCAACGTTAGCTATTTGCTCGATGTCTTGAATAACATTGATGACGAACAGGTTTCTTTTACACTGTCTGATTCAAACAGTAGTGCATTAATTGAACCTCAGCACGACGAGTCTTGCTGTTACGTTATTATGCCGATGCGTTTGTAACCTGCCTCATAAATGTTCATTGAGACGTTGAATTTAAGCCACTTCCGAAATTTTTCAGAGGTGGCTCTATCTCCCAGCCCCAAAATTAATATCATAACCGGCGATAATGGCTCCGGAAAAACCAGTTTGCTTGAAGCTATCTATTTACTCGGTTTTGGACGTTCTTTTCGGCCGGGAGGGTTTCGTCAGTTGATTAAAGAAGGGAACTCTGGTTTCACCGTATTTTGCCGTTCCCAAGATTACGCTATAGGTGTAAGACGTAGTACCGATGGTGAACAGTCGCTTAGGTTGAATGGCGCCAACGTTCAACGCATGTCAGATGTCGCCCGCTTGGTACCGGTACAACTCTTAACGCCAGAGTCCGTCGATATTCTGCTGGAAGGTCCAGGACAGAGAAGACAGTTTATAGATTGGGGAGTGTTCCACGTGGAACACTCCTTTTATTCTGACTGGGTTGCATATACTCAACTCCTGAAGCAAAGAAACAGCTTACTCAAGCAACGCTCGCTTCCTGTAAGAGAAGATAGGTATTGGAAAGAGCAGTTAGCTTATTATGGTGAGCGCATTAGTAAAAGTCGCGAAAAATACCTAGAAGAACTGAATGATTATATACAAGAACTAGCGAAATCTTTTCTCTCCGATGTTACAATGGAGGTTCGATTAAAATCGGGCTGGGATACTAGCCAAAGCTTATTTGACGCCTTAGAAAGCCATACAGAGAAAGATAAGAAATACGGCTTTACCTCAGTTGGGGCACATAAGGCAGATATAAAAGTGATAGCGGATGGGGTGGAAGTAAAACATCGCCTGTCTCGCGGGCAATTAAAGACCGCGATTACCGCTTTAAAGTTAGCGCAAGGGAAGCATTACCAAAAAATAAAAAGGCAACCCTGCATTTATTTAGTCGATGATTTAACGTCAGAGCTTGATTCAAAAAATCAGGCGTTACTCTGTCGTGAGTTAGAAAATCTAGACGCACAAGTGTTTATCACCGCAATTACTGGAAAGCAGTTGTCGGATAAATTTCAAAAATCACCCCGAATGTTCCACGTGGAACATGGGGTAATAAACGAATGATATCGAGATAATACTATGGAAGAAAATAATTACGGTTCATCGAGTATCAAAGTTCTGAAAGGGTTGGATGCGGTTCGCAAACGCCCGGGTATGTACATTGGTGACACGGATGATGGAACTGGTTTGCACCACATGGTTTTTGAAGTTGTCGATAACTCTATTGACGAGGCCTTAGCGGGTCACTGTTCAGAAATTATGGTTACCATTCACTCTGACGGTTCAGTTAGCGTGAAGGATGATGGTCGCGGAATTCCAGTTGATATACATGAAGAAGAAGGTGTTTCAGCTGCACAGGTTATTATGACCGTATTGCACGCCGGCGGTAAATTCGACGACAACTCTTATAAAGTATCCGGTG encodes the following:
- the recF gene encoding DNA replication/repair protein RecF (All proteins in this family for which functions are known are DNA-binding proteins that assist the filamentation of RecA onto DNA for the initiation of recombination or recombinational repair.), whose translation is MFIETLNLSHFRNFSEVALSPSPKINIITGDNGSGKTSLLEAIYLLGFGRSFRPGGFRQLIKEGNSGFTVFCRSQDYAIGVRRSTDGEQSLRLNGANVQRMSDVARLVPVQLLTPESVDILLEGPGQRRQFIDWGVFHVEHSFYSDWVAYTQLLKQRNSLLKQRSLPVREDRYWKEQLAYYGERISKSREKYLEELNDYIQELAKSFLSDVTMEVRLKSGWDTSQSLFDALESHTEKDKKYGFTSVGAHKADIKVIADGVEVKHRLSRGQLKTAITALKLAQGKHYQKIKRQPCIYLVDDLTSELDSKNQALLCRELENLDAQVFITAITGKQLSDKFQKSPRMFHVEHGVINE